The following proteins are co-located in the Sphingomonas panacis genome:
- a CDS encoding chloride channel protein, producing MSLRLRLVRPVNWLRRRLRASEAAFILLAIGIGGAAGTLSVAQGALARTLQHWFFALPGTSRLSAQPALPLAALLALPVGGVVLGLFTLATRARKRSLVDTVEANALHGGRMAIGDSLVISGQTILSNGFGASVGLEAAYAQLGGAVASWTGGLLNLRRPDLRNLVGAGAGAAIAAAFGAPLAGAFYAFEIVIGAYTPSAIAPVAAATLSAVLVSQTLGAHPYVVETASGAVTETHHYLAYAGLGTACAAFGIVLMRAVALLEHSVRRLRIPDWARPTIGGLLLVPIAMISPQVLSSGHGALHNDLVVGTPLAFIAVIFVAKSLASIVSLGFGFRGGLFFASLFLGTLAGTLFAAGLTAVAGFQIVDPHNAAIVGMAALGVAVIGGPMTMAMLVLEATHDFGLTGAAIAASLVSTTIVRELFGYSFSTWRLHLRGETIKSARDVGWVKTLTVGRMMRRETRETSAGTTIAEFRRRYPLGSASRVVLIDADAHYAGIVRTSDAFAETLDPAASVASVAVNTEAAIKPDMDIKQVMTAFDATGADELAVLATDRTVLGVLSETYVRRRYAEELEKAQRELFGER from the coding sequence ATGTCGTTGCGGCTTCGTCTCGTCCGGCCCGTGAACTGGCTGCGGCGCCGGCTGCGCGCGAGCGAGGCGGCGTTCATCCTGCTCGCGATCGGCATCGGCGGCGCGGCTGGCACGCTCAGCGTCGCGCAGGGCGCGCTGGCGCGGACGCTGCAACATTGGTTCTTCGCGCTCCCCGGCACCTCGCGGCTGAGCGCACAACCCGCACTGCCGCTCGCCGCGCTGCTGGCGCTGCCGGTCGGCGGCGTGGTGCTGGGATTGTTCACGCTGGCGACGCGCGCGCGCAAGCGTAGCCTGGTCGACACGGTCGAGGCGAATGCGCTGCACGGCGGGCGCATGGCGATCGGCGACAGCCTGGTGATTTCGGGGCAGACGATCCTGTCAAACGGGTTCGGCGCGTCGGTCGGGCTGGAGGCGGCCTATGCGCAGCTCGGCGGCGCGGTCGCCTCGTGGACCGGCGGGCTGCTCAACCTGCGCCGGCCCGATCTTCGGAACCTCGTCGGCGCGGGCGCGGGCGCGGCGATCGCCGCCGCGTTCGGTGCGCCGCTCGCAGGCGCCTTCTACGCGTTCGAGATCGTGATCGGCGCGTATACGCCCTCCGCGATTGCCCCGGTCGCCGCCGCGACTCTGTCGGCGGTGCTGGTGTCGCAGACGCTCGGCGCGCACCCCTATGTCGTCGAGACCGCCTCGGGCGCGGTTACCGAGACGCATCACTATCTCGCCTATGCAGGGCTCGGCACCGCCTGCGCCGCGTTCGGCATCGTGCTGATGCGCGCGGTCGCGCTGCTCGAACACAGCGTGCGGCGGCTGCGCATCCCGGATTGGGCGCGACCGACGATCGGCGGGCTGCTGCTGGTGCCGATCGCGATGATCTCGCCACAGGTGCTGTCCTCGGGGCATGGCGCGCTTCACAACGATCTGGTGGTGGGCACGCCGCTCGCCTTCATCGCGGTGATCTTCGTGGCGAAGTCGCTGGCGTCGATCGTCTCGCTCGGCTTCGGCTTTCGCGGCGGGCTGTTCTTCGCCTCGCTGTTCCTCGGCACGCTCGCGGGGACGCTGTTCGCGGCGGGGCTGACGGCGGTGGCCGGGTTCCAGATCGTCGACCCGCACAACGCCGCGATCGTCGGCATGGCAGCACTTGGCGTCGCGGTGATCGGCGGGCCGATGACGATGGCGATGCTGGTGCTGGAGGCGACTCACGATTTCGGGCTGACCGGCGCGGCCATCGCGGCATCGCTGGTCTCCACGACGATCGTGCGCGAGCTGTTCGGCTATTCCTTCTCGACGTGGCGGCTGCACTTGCGTGGCGAAACGATCAAGAGCGCGCGCGACGTCGGCTGGGTCAAGACGCTCACCGTCGGGCGGATGATGCGCCGCGAGACTCGCGAGACGTCCGCCGGGACGACGATCGCGGAGTTCCGCCGCCGCTACCCGCTCGGCTCGGCGAGCCGCGTCGTGCTGATCGACGCGGACGCGCATTACGCCGGCATCGTGCGGACGAGCGACGCCTTCGCCGAAACGCTCGACCCGGCCGCATCCGTGGCGAGCGTCGCGGTCAACACCGAGGCGGCGATCAAGCCCGACATGGACATCAAACAGGTGATGACCGCCTTCGACGCGACCGGCGCCGACGAACTGGCGGTGCTGGCGACGGACCGGACGGTGCTCGGCGTGCTGTCCGAGACCTATGTCCGGCGGCGCTACGCGGAGGAACTGGAGAAGGCGCAGCGCGAGCTGTTCGGGGAGCGGTGA
- a CDS encoding fructose bisphosphate aldolase, translating to MNTAEMTAKIAAGKGFIAALDQSGGSTPKALTGYGIADGSWSSDEEMYALIHDMRSRIITAPSFTGNKVIGAILFERTMDGMVAGKPAPAALIERGVVPFIKIDKGLEAEANGVQLMKPMPELDALLARSKALGVFGTKERSVINLANHEGIAAIVAQQFEIGQQVIAGGLMPILEPELNIKSPERAEAEVILRDELLKALDAMTGDDTVMLKLSIPEKAGLFDSLVDHPRVLRVVALSGGYSRTEACAELAKNRGIIASFSRALLSDLRHQMTDAEFDASLSAAIDEIYTASVDKVAQPVAA from the coding sequence ATGAATACCGCCGAGATGACCGCCAAGATCGCCGCCGGAAAAGGCTTCATCGCCGCGCTCGACCAGAGCGGCGGCTCCACGCCCAAGGCGCTCACCGGCTACGGCATCGCTGATGGATCTTGGTCGAGCGACGAGGAAATGTACGCGCTCATCCATGACATGCGCAGCCGCATCATCACCGCGCCGAGCTTCACCGGCAACAAGGTGATCGGCGCGATCCTGTTCGAGCGCACGATGGACGGCATGGTCGCGGGCAAGCCCGCCCCCGCCGCGCTGATCGAACGTGGCGTCGTGCCGTTCATCAAGATCGACAAGGGGCTCGAGGCCGAGGCGAACGGTGTTCAACTCATGAAGCCGATGCCGGAGCTAGACGCGTTGCTCGCGCGCTCGAAGGCGCTCGGCGTGTTCGGCACCAAGGAGCGCTCGGTCATCAACCTCGCCAACCACGAGGGCATCGCCGCGATCGTCGCGCAGCAGTTCGAGATCGGCCAGCAGGTGATCGCGGGCGGCCTGATGCCGATCCTCGAACCCGAACTCAACATCAAGAGCCCCGAGCGTGCCGAGGCCGAGGTGATCCTGCGCGACGAACTGCTCAAGGCGCTCGATGCGATGACCGGCGACGACACGGTGATGCTCAAGCTGTCGATCCCCGAAAAGGCCGGGCTGTTCGATTCGCTGGTCGATCATCCGCGCGTGTTGCGCGTCGTCGCATTGTCGGGCGGCTATTCGCGTACTGAGGCGTGCGCCGAACTCGCCAAGAATCGCGGCATCATCGCCAGCTTCAGTCGCGCGCTCCTCTCGGACCTGCGCCACCAGATGACCGATGCGGAGTTCGACGCATCGCTCTCGGCGGCGATCGACGAGATCTACACGGCATCCGTGGACAAGGTCGCGCAGCCCGTCGCGGCGTGA
- a CDS encoding 5-formyltetrahydrofolate cyclo-ligase has translation MLDKRALRARMRAARDAFFATSPPPILAGAEFTALLPHAATVASYVPIGSEADPMWLARAAVEHGCAIVLPHVTSRADPIRFLAWDAEDDLAPGPYGLQQPHHASPALAPDLVLTPLVAFDSALNRLGQGAGHYDRAFAEFPNAVRIGVAWSVQQVDTLPADPWDMPLHAIATETGWITR, from the coding sequence ATGCTCGACAAGCGTGCGTTGCGCGCCCGGATGCGTGCGGCCCGCGACGCGTTCTTCGCGACCTCCCCACCGCCGATCCTCGCGGGTGCCGAATTTACCGCCCTCCTGCCTCATGCCGCGACGGTCGCGTCGTACGTGCCGATCGGCAGCGAGGCTGATCCGATGTGGCTGGCGCGCGCGGCAGTCGAGCATGGCTGCGCGATCGTGCTGCCGCACGTCACAAGCCGCGCCGATCCGATTCGCTTCCTCGCCTGGGATGCCGAGGACGATCTTGCCCCCGGCCCGTACGGGTTGCAGCAACCGCACCACGCGTCACCCGCGCTCGCACCCGATCTCGTGCTGACGCCGCTGGTCGCGTTCGATTCGGCGCTCAACCGGCTCGGCCAGGGCGCGGGACATTACGATCGCGCGTTCGCGGAATTTCCGAACGCTGTGCGAATCGGGGTGGCGTGGAGCGTGCAGCAAGTCGATACCCTGCCCGCCGACCCGTGGGACATGCCGCTCCACGCGATCGCGACCGAGACAGGATGGATCACGCGATGA
- a CDS encoding TlpA family protein disulfide reductase yields MAGTSNVFRHLALVLVALASIGAKAPEVGVQAPPFELTLVDGTKVSSADLRGQVVVLNFWATWCVPCKQELPTLDAYYAATSKFGLRVFAVTTEDSVPLSQMKRLFAALHISPVRKIRGPYDVMRGVPTNYVIDRAGRLRYAQAGAFDLDALNTVLIPLLKEPAPPPIAPAT; encoded by the coding sequence ATGGCCGGCACGTCGAACGTCTTTCGACATCTTGCGCTTGTCTTGGTAGCGCTAGCATCAATTGGTGCCAAGGCGCCCGAAGTCGGCGTTCAGGCACCGCCGTTCGAGTTGACACTGGTCGATGGGACCAAGGTCTCCTCGGCGGATTTGCGCGGCCAGGTGGTCGTGCTCAATTTCTGGGCGACCTGGTGCGTGCCGTGCAAACAGGAGTTGCCGACGCTCGACGCCTATTACGCCGCCACCAGCAAGTTCGGCCTGCGTGTCTTCGCCGTGACGACCGAGGACTCGGTGCCGCTTTCCCAGATGAAGCGGCTGTTCGCGGCGCTGCACATCTCGCCGGTGCGCAAGATTCGCGGACCCTATGACGTGATGCGCGGTGTGCCGACCAACTACGTGATCGATCGCGCCGGCCGGCTGCGATATGCGCAGGCCGGCGCGTTCGATCTCGACGCGCTCAACACGGTGCTGATCCCGCTGCTCAAGGAACCGGCGCCGCCGCCGATCGCCCCGGCGACCTGA
- a CDS encoding EAL domain-containing protein produces the protein MREAAQRHRAPRLFLGIANLRSIGAAFGDHAAIAVRREIGQRFDSLGAGARPGHGESASVNDRLWEVDGDDGSHRHLQAFTRFMAAPVVFEGFRIHASLAERGAEAPGLAISMGSGGRDRAGWGSRYHGDMALAADLFENIFEKEPLLARQAIHDAGADGQVLYHECLLRRRGDDGTVQSSADGIQAMERLGLIRALDRIMVLRVLRELQNAPDVRLGVNISAQSATCDFWWSDIVARLSMTPGLAERLVIEITETSAPVAISEMVRFADRMRGFGCRIALDDFGVGHASIDQLLAIRPDIAKIDALFLRRAQSSPRDRRVLHHLVGLAASVSDIVIIEGVESEADSALAREAGSHWQQGYLFGRPTVPPIDASRQ, from the coding sequence ATGCGTGAAGCCGCTCAACGGCACCGGGCGCCACGCCTGTTTCTGGGCATCGCGAACCTTCGCTCGATTGGAGCCGCTTTCGGGGATCACGCGGCCATCGCGGTTCGCAGGGAGATTGGTCAGAGGTTTGACAGTCTCGGCGCCGGGGCGCGTCCCGGCCACGGCGAATCCGCGTCAGTCAACGATCGCTTGTGGGAGGTGGATGGCGACGACGGTTCGCACCGTCATTTACAGGCCTTCACGCGCTTCATGGCGGCGCCCGTTGTCTTCGAAGGCTTCCGCATCCACGCGTCGCTGGCGGAGCGGGGGGCGGAGGCTCCCGGCCTCGCGATTTCCATGGGGAGCGGCGGACGCGACCGCGCGGGATGGGGCAGCCGGTATCACGGCGATATGGCGCTCGCCGCAGACCTGTTCGAGAACATCTTTGAAAAAGAGCCGCTTCTGGCGCGGCAGGCGATCCACGATGCAGGGGCGGACGGCCAGGTTCTGTATCACGAATGCCTGTTGCGCCGGCGAGGCGACGACGGGACGGTGCAATCGTCGGCGGATGGCATTCAGGCGATGGAGCGGCTCGGCCTGATACGGGCTCTGGATCGCATCATGGTTCTGCGCGTCCTGCGGGAATTGCAGAACGCGCCCGACGTCCGGCTGGGCGTCAACATATCGGCGCAGAGTGCCACTTGCGATTTCTGGTGGTCGGATATCGTCGCGCGGCTGTCGATGACACCTGGGCTGGCGGAACGGCTGGTGATCGAGATCACCGAGACATCGGCGCCCGTCGCGATCTCCGAAATGGTCCGTTTTGCTGATCGGATGCGCGGTTTCGGGTGTCGGATCGCCCTTGACGATTTCGGCGTGGGGCATGCGTCGATCGATCAGTTGCTCGCCATCCGTCCCGATATCGCCAAGATCGACGCATTGTTCCTGCGCCGCGCGCAATCGTCGCCGCGTGACCGTCGCGTGCTGCACCATCTCGTCGGATTGGCGGCTTCGGTGTCGGATATCGTCATAATCGAGGGCGTCGAAAGCGAAGCGGACAGTGCGCTCGCACGGGAGGCGGGCAGCCATTGGCAGCAGGGCTACTTATTTGGCCGGCCGACGGTGCCGCCCATCGATGCCAGTCGTCAATGA
- a CDS encoding DUF2842 domain-containing protein, with translation MTPSWRKPFGMFMILALILVWVVIVASFSGWVGRWHPLVQALFYVVTGLVWIAPLKPLLAWMETGRWR, from the coding sequence ATGACCCCGAGCTGGCGCAAACCCTTCGGCATGTTCATGATCCTCGCGCTGATCCTGGTGTGGGTGGTGATCGTCGCGAGCTTCTCGGGCTGGGTCGGGCGCTGGCACCCGCTGGTGCAGGCGCTGTTCTACGTGGTAACGGGGCTGGTGTGGATCGCGCCGCTCAAGCCGTTGCTGGCGTGGATGGAGACCGGGCGCTGGCGGTAA
- a CDS encoding cell division protein ZapA, which yields MADVTITIGDRRHVVACRAGEEDRLIKLGALLDARWSDATRASGGLSGERTMLFIALLLADSLEEAERRPAEQVESHVLGRVAELLEELADALENRSANA from the coding sequence ATGGCCGACGTGACGATCACCATCGGCGACCGGCGCCACGTCGTCGCTTGCCGCGCGGGCGAGGAAGACCGGCTGATCAAGCTCGGCGCATTGCTCGACGCGCGCTGGAGCGACGCGACGCGCGCCTCGGGCGGCCTGAGCGGCGAGCGCACGATGCTGTTCATCGCGCTGCTGCTCGCCGATTCGCTCGAGGAGGCGGAACGCCGCCCCGCCGAGCAGGTGGAATCGCATGTGCTGGGTCGTGTCGCCGAGCTGCTGGAGGAACTTGCCGATGCCCTTGAGAATCGCAGCGCCAACGCCTAG
- a CDS encoding DUF882 domain-containing protein, with product MPSTTDSAVVSAPQRILSRRGLLGGLAGLGAIAAMPGPARALAGTREWRLAIRNVHTNESVDALFARNGQFVPEGLAELNHGLRDWRTGQSTIMDRKLLALLVSLRRTLDVGDNRKIDLISGYRSPKTNAGLRARGGQHTGVASRSQHMLGKATDIMVPGVSLDKLHRAALALGGGGVGFYPRDGFVHVDTGRVRHW from the coding sequence ATGCCATCAACGACAGACTCCGCGGTTGTTTCCGCGCCGCAACGAATCCTCTCACGCCGCGGGCTTCTCGGCGGCCTCGCCGGGCTTGGCGCCATCGCGGCGATGCCCGGCCCGGCGCGCGCGCTTGCCGGCACGCGCGAATGGCGGCTCGCGATTCGCAACGTCCACACCAACGAGAGCGTCGACGCGCTGTTCGCGCGCAACGGCCAGTTCGTGCCTGAGGGCCTTGCCGAACTGAACCACGGTCTGCGCGACTGGCGCACCGGCCAATCGACGATCATGGACCGAAAGCTGCTCGCGCTGCTGGTCAGCCTGCGCCGCACGCTCGACGTCGGCGACAATCGCAAGATCGACCTGATCTCGGGCTATCGCTCGCCCAAGACCAACGCGGGCTTGCGCGCGCGCGGCGGCCAGCACACCGGCGTCGCCAGCCGAAGCCAGCACATGCTCGGCAAGGCGACCGACATCATGGTGCCCGGCGTGTCGCTCGATAAGCTGCACCGTGCGGCGCTGGCGCTCGGCGGCGGCGGGGTCGGCTTCTATCCGCGCGACGGCTTCGTGCATGTCGATACCGGGCGCGTGCGCCACTGGTGA
- the thiE gene encoding thiamine phosphate synthase — MTEDDPLGPLDPDFAKQFRRDDRRPPCQLYLISPLDVTGGFADRLARALDAGPVAAFQFRIKDIDQHAAAALAEPLQRICAERDVAFLVNDSISLAKRLGADGVHLGQDDGDPREARSVLGPNAQIGVTCHDSRHLAMEAGEAGADYVAFGAFYPTTTKAVEHHPEPVILSWWATMFELPSVAIGGITPANAAPLVMAGADFLAVSGAVWGGDEVAAVKAFAAVLG; from the coding sequence ATGACAGAAGATGATCCGCTCGGCCCGCTCGATCCCGATTTCGCGAAACAGTTTCGCCGTGACGACCGCCGGCCGCCATGCCAGCTTTACCTGATCTCGCCGCTCGACGTGACCGGCGGGTTCGCCGACCGGCTCGCGCGTGCGCTCGATGCCGGGCCGGTCGCCGCGTTCCAGTTCCGCATCAAGGATATCGACCAGCACGCGGCGGCAGCTCTTGCCGAACCGCTTCAGCGCATCTGTGCGGAGCGTGACGTGGCGTTCCTCGTCAACGACAGCATTTCGCTCGCCAAGCGACTCGGCGCGGACGGTGTGCATCTCGGGCAGGATGACGGCGACCCGCGTGAGGCGCGCAGCGTGCTCGGCCCCAACGCGCAGATCGGCGTGACGTGCCACGACAGCCGCCACCTCGCGATGGAAGCGGGCGAGGCGGGGGCCGACTATGTTGCGTTCGGCGCTTTCTATCCAACCACCACCAAGGCGGTCGAGCACCATCCCGAGCCGGTGATCCTGAGCTGGTGGGCGACGATGTTCGAACTGCCGAGCGTCGCGATCGGCGGCATCACCCCCGCCAACGCCGCGCCGCTGGTCATGGCCGGCGCCGATTTCCTTGCGGTGTCGGGCGCGGTGTGGGGCGGTGACGAGGTCGCGGCGGTGAAGGCGTTCGCGGCGGTGCTGGGCTGA
- a CDS encoding phosphoglycerate kinase, with the protein MARQFKTLDDMGDIDGKRVLVREDLNVPMADGAVTDDTRLRATVATVGELADKGAIVLVLAHFGRPKGQRNPEMSLAMVVKPYSAVLGRPVRFVDWNGAEDAVATLQPGDIAVLENTRFFAGEEKNDPALVADIAKLGDLYVNDAFSAAHRAHASTEGLAHVLPAFAGRAMEAELDALDKALGNPEHPVAAVVGGAKVSSKLDVLKHLVTKVDHLIIGGGMANTFLAARGVDVGKSLCEHDLVGTAEEIFTAAEGANCTIHLPYDVVVSKEFAPNPPSLRTCNVHEVAADEMILDVGPAAVEALADVLKTCKTLVWNGPLGAFETPPFDAATVALAKTAAALTVGGSLVSVAGGGDTVAALNQAGAGDDFTFVSTAGGAFLEWMEGKELPGVAALAR; encoded by the coding sequence ATGGCCAGGCAGTTCAAAACGCTCGACGACATGGGCGACATCGACGGCAAGCGCGTGCTGGTCCGTGAGGATCTCAACGTGCCGATGGCCGACGGCGCGGTTACCGACGACACCCGGCTGCGCGCCACCGTCGCGACGGTCGGCGAACTCGCCGACAAGGGCGCGATCGTCCTCGTTCTCGCGCATTTCGGTCGCCCCAAGGGGCAGCGTAACCCCGAGATGTCGCTCGCGATGGTGGTGAAGCCCTATTCGGCCGTGCTCGGCCGTCCGGTCCGGTTTGTCGACTGGAACGGCGCGGAAGACGCCGTCGCCACCCTCCAGCCCGGCGATATCGCGGTGCTGGAGAACACCCGTTTCTTCGCGGGCGAAGAAAAGAATGACCCGGCGCTCGTCGCCGACATCGCCAAACTCGGCGACCTCTACGTCAACGACGCTTTCTCCGCCGCGCACCGCGCGCACGCCTCGACCGAGGGGCTGGCGCATGTCCTGCCCGCCTTCGCCGGCCGCGCGATGGAAGCCGAACTCGACGCGCTCGACAAGGCGCTGGGCAATCCCGAGCATCCGGTCGCGGCGGTGGTCGGCGGCGCCAAGGTTTCGTCGAAGCTCGACGTGCTCAAGCATCTCGTCACCAAGGTCGATCATCTCATCATCGGCGGCGGCATGGCCAACACCTTCCTCGCGGCGCGCGGGGTCGATGTCGGCAAGTCGCTGTGCGAACACGATCTGGTCGGCACCGCCGAGGAGATCTTCACCGCCGCCGAGGGCGCGAACTGCACCATCCATCTGCCCTACGACGTGGTCGTCTCGAAGGAATTCGCGCCCAACCCGCCGAGCCTGCGGACCTGCAACGTTCACGAAGTCGCCGCCGACGAGATGATCCTCGATGTCGGCCCGGCTGCGGTCGAGGCGCTCGCCGACGTGCTCAAGACCTGCAAGACGCTCGTCTGGAACGGGCCGCTCGGCGCGTTCGAGACGCCGCCGTTCGATGCCGCCACGGTCGCACTCGCCAAAACCGCGGCGGCGTTGACGGTCGGCGGCTCGCTCGTCTCGGTGGCGGGCGGCGGTGACACCGTAGCCGCGCTCAACCAGGCCGGGGCGGGCGACGACTTCACCTTCGTCTCGACTGCGGGCGGCGCCTTCCTCGAATGGATGGAAGGCAAGGAACTGCCCGGCGTCGCGGCGCTCGCCCGCTAG
- the gap gene encoding type I glyceraldehyde-3-phosphate dehydrogenase: MTVKVAINGFGRIGRLVARALMERADTGLELVAINDLADAKSNAWLFSRDSVHGKYPGTVVAEGNDIVIDGKHIRVTAERDPANLPHAELGVDIVLECTGFFTDNVSCQKHLDAGAKKVLISAPGKNVDLTVVYGVNHDKLEAGHTIVSNASCTTNCLAPIAKVLNDTVGIERGLMTTIHAYTNDQKILDQIHPDLRRARAAAMNIIPTTTGAARAVGEVLPELKGRLDGSAVRVPVADGSLVDLTFTPKRDTTKGEINAILKAASESGPLAGILAFSDEPLVSIDIVHTPFSSTVDSLETAVLDGKLVRVVSWYDNEWGFSNRMIDTAGAMAKFL, from the coding sequence ATGACGGTTAAGGTAGCGATCAACGGTTTCGGGCGGATCGGGCGTCTCGTGGCGCGGGCATTGATGGAGCGTGCCGATACCGGCCTCGAACTGGTCGCGATCAACGATCTCGCCGACGCGAAATCGAACGCCTGGCTGTTCAGCCGCGACAGCGTCCACGGCAAATATCCCGGCACCGTCGTCGCCGAGGGCAATGACATCGTCATCGACGGCAAGCACATCCGCGTCACGGCCGAGCGCGATCCCGCCAACCTGCCGCATGCCGAACTCGGTGTCGACATCGTGCTCGAATGCACCGGCTTCTTCACCGACAACGTGAGCTGCCAGAAGCATCTCGACGCGGGCGCCAAGAAGGTGCTGATCTCGGCACCCGGCAAGAACGTCGATCTGACCGTCGTGTACGGCGTCAACCACGACAAGCTCGAAGCCGGGCACACGATCGTGTCGAACGCATCGTGCACCACCAACTGCCTCGCGCCGATCGCCAAGGTGCTCAACGACACGGTCGGCATCGAGCGCGGCCTGATGACGACGATCCACGCCTATACCAACGACCAGAAGATCCTCGACCAGATCCACCCGGATCTGCGCCGTGCCCGCGCCGCCGCGATGAACATCATCCCGACCACCACCGGCGCGGCGCGCGCGGTGGGTGAGGTGCTGCCTGAACTGAAGGGCCGGCTCGACGGCTCGGCCGTGCGCGTGCCGGTGGCGGACGGCAGCCTCGTCGACCTGACCTTCACGCCCAAGCGCGACACCACCAAGGGCGAGATCAACGCGATCCTCAAGGCGGCGTCGGAAAGCGGCCCGCTCGCCGGCATCCTCGCGTTCTCGGACGAGCCTTTGGTGTCGATCGACATCGTCCACACGCCGTTCTCCTCGACCGTCGACAGCCTCGAGACGGCGGTACTCGACGGCAAGCTCGTCCGCGTGGTGAGTTGGTACGACAACGAATGGGGTTTCTCGAACCGCATGATCGATACCGCCGGCGCGATGGCGAAGTTCCTCTAA
- a CDS encoding AI-2E family transporter → MMLVLAMRRDRILATLTLFAGIGLALATPFALKAGAEFFLPTTAALVIAIAMVPILEWFERHRIPSAVAALVCILLFLLAANIALAAIVVPAVEFFRKLPERIDRIQMNIAPLIDLYSSLERYLNRAVRHLASPGPIRTAQTTAVAPPSSILELAATSAPTAIVQVFFGILVIYFFLAGWTRLRRRTITSRSSFGGAMATARVIQHVVDDTAAYLGTITVINLALGLLVSGVLWTMGMPYPLMWGGIVALLNYVPYFGPIAAALLLGLGGLMTFRDIWAALFPAFLMIGCHLVEANAITPLIVGRRLTINPILILISISFWSWVWGTPGALLAVPLLIILQTVLGAIGKPDIAGFLFEHGAMAKGSPPKNGEAEESLAKSVDSHEPLT, encoded by the coding sequence ATGATGCTGGTGCTGGCGATGCGGCGCGACCGCATCCTTGCCACGCTGACCCTGTTCGCCGGCATCGGCCTCGCGCTCGCCACCCCGTTTGCGCTCAAGGCCGGCGCGGAATTCTTCCTCCCGACGACCGCCGCTTTGGTGATCGCGATCGCAATGGTGCCGATTCTCGAGTGGTTCGAACGACATCGCATCCCCTCGGCGGTGGCGGCGCTGGTCTGCATCCTGCTGTTCCTGCTCGCCGCCAACATCGCGCTCGCCGCGATCGTGGTGCCGGCGGTGGAGTTCTTCCGCAAGCTGCCCGAGCGGATCGACCGAATCCAGATGAACATCGCGCCGCTGATCGATCTCTATTCGAGCCTGGAGCGCTATCTCAATCGCGCGGTGCGGCATCTCGCCTCGCCGGGGCCGATCAGGACGGCACAGACCACGGCGGTGGCCCCGCCGAGCTCGATCCTCGAACTCGCCGCCACCTCGGCGCCGACCGCGATCGTGCAGGTGTTCTTCGGCATCCTCGTGATCTATTTCTTCCTCGCCGGCTGGACCCGCCTGCGGCGGCGCACGATCACCAGCCGCTCCAGCTTCGGCGGCGCGATGGCGACCGCGCGGGTGATCCAGCATGTCGTCGACGATACCGCTGCGTATCTCGGCACGATCACCGTCATAAACCTCGCGCTCGGGCTGCTCGTCTCGGGCGTGCTCTGGACGATGGGGATGCCATACCCGCTGATGTGGGGCGGCATCGTCGCCCTGCTCAACTACGTGCCGTATTTCGGGCCGATCGCGGCGGCGCTGCTGCTTGGGCTGGGTGGGTTGATGACCTTCCGCGATATCTGGGCGGCGCTGTTTCCGGCGTTCCTGATGATCGGCTGCCATCTTGTCGAGGCCAACGCCATCACGCCGCTGATCGTCGGGCGGCGGCTGACGATCAACCCGATCCTGATCCTCATCTCGATCAGCTTCTGGAGCTGGGTGTGGGGCACGCCGGGCGCGCTGCTGGCGGTGCCGCTGCTCATCATCCTGCAAACCGTACTGGGCGCGATCGGCAAGCCCGATATCGCCGGTTTCCTGTTCGAACACGGCGCGATGGCCAAGGGATCGCCACCAAAAAATGGCGAGGCTGAAGAAAGTCTGGCGAAGTCTGTTGACAGCCACGAACCCCTGACCTAG
- a CDS encoding glutathione peroxidase, with the protein MTTLLETPVKTIDGDRTSLSQYAGDVLLVVNVASKCGLTPQYEALEALFRQYRDRGFKVLGFPANDFAGQEPGGDAEIADFCKTNYDVDFPMFSKIIVTGPGKHPLYAALIAAKPETAGDDADAFRTRLRGYGMTPNEAPELLWNFEKFLIARDGTVVGRFAPSTAPDDPALVAAIEAELAK; encoded by the coding sequence ATGACGACCCTTCTCGAGACCCCGGTCAAGACGATCGACGGCGATCGTACCAGCCTCTCCCAATATGCCGGAGACGTGCTGCTCGTCGTCAACGTCGCCTCCAAATGCGGGCTGACCCCGCAATATGAGGCGCTCGAGGCGCTGTTCCGCCAATATCGGGATCGCGGCTTCAAGGTGCTGGGCTTTCCCGCCAACGATTTCGCCGGGCAGGAGCCGGGCGGCGACGCCGAGATCGCCGATTTCTGCAAGACCAATTACGATGTCGATTTCCCGATGTTCTCCAAGATCATCGTCACCGGCCCGGGCAAACATCCGCTCTACGCCGCGTTGATCGCCGCCAAGCCGGAAACGGCGGGGGATGATGCCGATGCGTTCCGCACGCGGCTGCGCGGCTATGGCATGACTCCCAACGAAGCGCCCGAGCTGCTGTGGAACTTCGAAAAGTTCCTGATCGCGCGCGACGGCACCGTCGTCGGTCGCTTCGCCCCCTCTACCGCGCCGGATGACCCCGCGCTGGTCGCGGCGATCGAGGCGGAACTGGCGAAGTAA